A stretch of the Hydra vulgaris chromosome 09, alternate assembly HydraT2T_AEP genome encodes the following:
- the LOC101240667 gene encoding putative deoxyribonuclease TATDN3 isoform X3, whose product MIDVHCHISASEFSEDFNDLINEAKKVGVEAIVAVSEFPSDFQKVIKLSELYPNFIYPCIGVHPVQESNQSVSLETMQIAEKFIQDYNKILVGIGEIGLDFTPRYINSPTDKAVQRDVFQKQVALAKEYNLPVNVHSRSAGRPVIDLLIEQGATKVLLHAFDGKISVAIRGVEAGYYFSVPPCIVRSEQKQKLVAAIPLSNLLLETDAPALGPNITMRNVPANIMISCREVARIKNISFEEVFFQTSQNARKLFDKIK is encoded by the exons gatTTCAATGATCTTATAAATGAGGCCAAAAAG gtTGGAGTTGAAGCAATTGTTGCCGTTAGTGAGTTTCCGagtgattttcaaaaagttatcaAGCTTTCTGAACt TTATCCAAACTTTATATATCCTTGTATTGGTGTGCATCCCGTCCAG gaatCTAATCAAAGTGTATCACtagag ACTATGCAAAttgcagaaaaatttattcaagattaCAACAAAATCCTTGTTGGAATAGGAGAA attGGTTTAGACTTTACACCAAGATACATAAATTCTCCAACTGATAAAGCAGTTCAGCGAGATGTATTTCAAAAGCAG gTTGCATTAGCAAAAGAGTACAATTTGCCAGT aAATGTTCATTCTCGCTCTGCTGGTAGACCAGTTATAGATCTGCTTATTGAACAAg GTGCAACTAAAGTCTTACTTCATGCATTTGATGGTAAAATCTCGGTTGCAATTAGAGGTGTTGAGGCAGGATACTATTTTTCTGTTCCACCTTGTATTGTAAGATCTGAACAA aagcaGAAGTTAGTCGCTGCGATTCCtttgtcaaatttattattgGAGACTGATGCCCCTGCTTTAGGTCCAAACATTACG aTGCGAAATGTTCCTGCTAATATAATGATTTCATGCCGCGAAGTTGCtcgaattaaaaatatttccttcGAAGAAgtcttttttcaaacaagtcAAAACGCAcgaaaattatttgataaaattaaataa